TCTGGCCACTTCCTGCAGTTCGTTGTACCACTTTAAAGTGTTGTCGTCTGCTCTCATCTGCAGACCTGTAGAGGTTAAGACCATGTGTTCAGAGAGGCATTAAAGGGATACAGtagttctttcatcatttactcaccctcatgttgttccaaacccatatgactttcttactttcgtggaacacaaaattgcATGGAACAAATATGcagttaaagtgaatggtgactgaggctaacattctgcctaacgtcttcttttgtgttctgcacagaTGTAagtaagtaatatgggtttggaacaacatgagggtgagtaaagttttttggggggtgtgaactgttcctttaaatgtacaatttttctTACCCTCTTTCCTTGCCTTCTCTTTagtggactgctctgcatttctCTTCTGCTCTTCTTGTTGGGCTTTCAGCTCCGCCTGTCgtttcctctcttcctcttcctcctgttCCTTCTTCTTTCTCTCTGCAGCCTGTGCCATCTCTTCCTGCAGAGCTCTGACCAGTGACCTCATTTCCTGTAGTGCCCGCTCTGCCACAGCCATGTCCTCCCCACTAGGAAACTGACCCTGCACaatgaaagaaaaatatatattttaatgatattcatacaataaaataatgcaataagccATGTGTATTAAactctaccagttgagcaacATGATCTGCaccagtgcccgcccactttttcagccgtcttggttccggaagtatttttcccattcattttatccatagggatttcataaaatccttcataaaagaattgcaagccatgaaccaaagcaaccagctcattataaactttgatttgaagcaaaaacgtaTTTGAAAATTCGACAAAAAGACGAAAGTTCAAGACTGTGTACTTCACGTCttaaatgagggaatgaactacagagCTCCTTTGCTGCAGTCTGTTTGCAGTGAATCTCTGACTGTGGATTTTCCCccttaggatcatgggtagtgtagttcttcacaagAAAGTCAGAATGATGGCTTCAAGAGAAGCATATtacatcgattaacaacctcagagctcacggtaggtctgtctttaaaagtttataagttcttgcaaaaaaatcaaTTTGTCCTTCCGGAACCAAATTGATGCGTTCTACAATACTAAAGACCTCTTTCACTCATGGTAAGATGAAGCAGATGTTGATTCACCTCTGTTGTGGTCCGCACCACCTCTGACACCTGTGAGCACAGCTGGTTACCACGGGTGATGTAGGGGGTGTGGTCAGGGGCGGGACCtgtctgtgtgggcggtgctggCTGCAAGAGCTGGTTGAGCTGTAGCACTTCCTCCTGAATGGCATTAAGCGTTCTGAGTCTCTCTCTGCCCTCCATCTGCCTCTGCCGCTCAAGCTCCGCCTCCCGCAGGCGCTGTTGCTCCGCCTCCCTCAGACGCAGGTTCAAGATCTGTTGCACAGGCAATCAAGGTCACTATACACTCACAACAGGGTGTTTTGGGAACTGAGAAGCTTACagactaataaaaaaattattttccctgCCTGTTCTGATATCAAAGACCAATGCAAATATCTAGAGAGCAAGGTGACTGATGGCCGACATGATGCAGATATATATATGATACATCTTGATGATTGCAAACGAGACAGAACACTTATTATCCAAATTCACTCAAGTGGTTTGGGGAGAATTTTGGGTATGATCTACGTATAACAGATTGAATTGTCATTCAGAGCCCAGCTGTGTTCAGACATGATCTATCATAACTCACCTTCATTCGGTGCCTGTGTTCCTCTCGCAGTTTCTCTTGACGGCCGAGACTCTCCTGTGTCCTTTAAATACATCATCACTGATTAAACATCATCGCAGAAACTTAATGATAATGAACACATCAGTGTAACAGAGCCACCTACTCTTTCTCCATCATGTCTCTCATACTCTGGTATTCTTGTCTCTGTTTAAGCTCCATGAACTCCTCGAATCGTTTGAGCTGCTCTGACTCGCGACTGGCCACCATTGCCACCACACGCTCCTGCTGCTCCTGTCTCAAACTCAGCTCCACCtgtcagagagagacagagaatacATGCATGTACCTCCATGCATTTCATCATGTAAAACTACAAGATGTTTTAATGTTCATGGTCATTCTTATTTGTGGTTGCATGAATCTTACGAAAGCAGTAAATGGCCTGTAAAGAACACATTTCAACCCCAAATCATAACAACAAAAATATTAAGTTAtgttttgcttaaagggatagttcacccaaatatgaaaattctgtcatgtttatttcaccctcatgtcgctccaaacctgtatgacttttttcttctgcagaacacaaaagaagatattttgaattatgtttgaactgtttttgtccattcaatgAACAACactggaccccattgactttcattgtatggactgaGTTTAAAACACTGAGGCATTTTTCAtaatatcttttgtgttctgcagaagaaagaaatgcataaaggtttggaacaggattagggtgagtaaatgatgacagaattttcatttttgggtgaactgcccctttaaagaaaatgaagcctgtttaaGGACCCTCAAGATTTTTTCATTCAATTAAAAACACTGGATAATTGCATTATTTGCTTGCTGTATTATAGCAGCtggaatcaccattgagaataatgagaacTACAAAAGAACTGAAATGTTTCTGTTCATTTCGTGGTGAAATGTGACCAGGAAATGTTGTTGTGAGATTCACCCCAAATGCACAGATCGCTTTTTGCATTTGcagtaaacaaaaatatacagaTTAAAATCTTAATTGGTGTGATTTTTGGGTACCTTTGCTTTAGCCCTGTGTTTTTGTTCACACATGCGGATACAACCGGCCATCTGCGTTGCTCGGGGCGACAGGACGGAGATTCCTGGGGGAGAGCTGACAGTCCTATCAGGACTGGCAACTGGAGCTTCCTGTATGTCCTCTGCTTCCTGATATCATAATAtgtaaaaacaaatgcatgatgaCAGTTTCAAAGTGACCACACATATTCCGAATGTTCGGTTTGAAACAacgcgagggtgagtaaatgatggcagaattgtcATGCTTGAGATTTGTACTCAAaaagctattcctttaaactcaagCATAACAACACAACAAGGTAACATAATATTTCTGTTATGTCAAAGCAGCTTTGCTGTCACCTTCTCATCCTCCTCTTCTGTCTGGATGGAGACTGGAGGTGCAGAAGTGCTGGGTGAGATCCGATCCGGACTGATGGGAACTGAACGGCAGACTGAAGCGTCATCAGAAACACTGGGACTCGTGTCACGGACTGAAGAACCCAGAGAGCAGCTGTTCAGCAGCGGTCGAGGGCTCAGTCTCTTTAAGATCTGACCAGACAGAGGAGACAGACTGGAGACCTCAATACAGCCTGAGAGAATATCCTGCAAAACAAGACAGTGAGGAATCAAGATAACAGGATAAAATATAATTCTTTCAATAAACCCGACATTGACTGTACTTCTCAGTCCTTTTAAGAGTACTTTAAGTAGAACTGCAGTAAATGCATATTATTTgtgtagctgacatgaaatacttttaggAAGTTGACATCCTGTGGTGTGATatgttaaagttattttaaacagcatttgctcattcttttataattattactattgttattattattaatattcatgCAGCTTTTAACCGCTCACATTAATCGAGAGgctacattttattaattaatttgtcacaccgcaGCACCTTTTCAAATGAACTAGTGGAGACGAAAAGAGAGTTACAAATGGTGAAAAATGTCAACTAAAACTTTAATGATGATCAGTCAGAGCAGCTAAAATATACGCTCATTCGTAAGAActgtaacctaaaatcttgatcgtgttaaataaaaatatttatattttgtacaaGCTTTATTTGAGTAAGAGCTATAACATCAAATGTCATCATTCATAATataattaacccttaaatgcacggtctttagtgacccggtaCGAATATctgtcacaaatggatctacaaaatgcccagatagaaaaattttcaagacaattagaaaataatagaatagaatatattcagacatattttgttgttttatttttcatgtatcaaagagatgatgcaacaaataaagaacaggattcattacttccacaatTAAATTTCATGACGCATCTGGCTGTAAAACACATATTGAACACGCATAACACGTAAGATGTATTTTCTCAGTTAGTCTAAACAGACGCACAACCTACATAATTTCAGTAGGACACCCAAATGACAACAGCCAAACTGtttatgtgttaaacttgctatagtttacttctacgttgcttcttcgtcaaatagaaatgtcaaatgtcaatcaagtcaatcactgaaacatcagcgccaccttgagttagaaatagcatgtgtgtgtgtacacgcgTGTGGtaaactgataattcaccattgtcacacagaaaatcaacatgatatagtagtctTTTGTATTGGAATAAACAAAGACATAGATATCATGTGAGAGTAAActtataaaataatcaaaaaaatataatttatggaagctcaaaaaaaaagcaacactatCACATTTCTCGGGTCTTTTATGACTCTATACACTTGTAATtaaacagttttatatatatatattgcaattttgccatttttgttgttgttacataTTAAAGAGGtatgggcataactccaaaaaaatggatgagctacagggggtggaatgaggtcccgtactgaatgattactatgAGATTTACATTGTACTCTAAAGTTTAAGGTACCAAAATGGTACATGTCAGAAACACATTGGtagtacaaagtacaaaaaaaacgttgtataccatggtatttttgcgCTTTTTGTTGGTGTAAAAAATGCTATTATACCATCATAAGCTACATaaaatattcaatccatccattcttgcttatatctatatttcatttatatattattaacatatcctacctcttcttcaatacattacatcacctgcataTAACTATATATCTGTAGTAAACTAttcaaacaacattattgctttatttaattcttctctttttatttaactgttatatcttattttttatttttatgtcatatatatatatatatatatatatatatatatatatatatacacacacatacacacactatatgggcaaaagtttgtggacaccatatgtgcttgatgaacatttgatttcaaaactttaggcatcaatttccccctttgctgtaataacagcttccactcttttgggaaggctttccactatactgtatgtagtaacatggctgcagggatttgctctcattcagacacaaggctatcagtgaggtcaggaactgatgttggtcgatggggcctgacttacagttgctgttccagttcaccccaaaagtgatcattggggttcaggtctgggctttgtgcaggccagtcaatatcttccacgccagacacagtaaaccatttctttatggacctcactttgttcacaggggcactgtcatgctggaacagaaaagggctctccccaaacagttgccacaaatttgtaagcacacaaagcccaagcattacataaagaaacattaagatttttctttacaggatttaatggagtaaccaaattcgttaattagaagggggtgttcaCAAACTATTGGCCATAAagtgtatgtttaaatgtatgtttgtatgtatgtacagctgaagtcagaagtttacatacacttaggttgaagtcattaaaactcattttttaaccactccacagatttcatattagcaaactatagttttggcaagtcgtttaggacatctactttgtgcatgacatgagaaatttttccaacaattgtttacagacagattgtttcacttttaattgactatatcacaattccagtgggtcagaagtttacatgcactaagttaactgtgcctttaagcagcttggaacattccagaaaatgatgtcaagcctttagacaattagcttctgacaggaggtgtactgaattggaggtgtacctgtggatgtattttaaggcctgccttcaatctcagtgcctctttgcttgacatcatgggaaaatcaaaagaaatcagccaagacctcagaaactaaattctggacctccacaagtctggttcatccttgggagcaatttccaaacaactgaaggtaccacgttcatctgtacaaacaatagcacac
This sequence is a window from Myxocyprinus asiaticus isolate MX2 ecotype Aquarium Trade chromosome 33, UBuf_Myxa_2, whole genome shotgun sequence. Protein-coding genes within it:
- the gle1 gene encoding mRNA export factor GLE1 isoform X3 codes for the protein MNDNSGNNDILSGCIEVSSLSPLSGQILKRLSPRPLLNSCSLGSSVRDTSPSVSDDASVCRSVPISPDRISPSTSAPPVSIQTEEEDEKEAEDIQEAPVASPDRTVSSPPGISVLSPRATQMAGCIRMCEQKHRAKAKVELSLRQEQQERVVAMVASRESEQLKRFEEFMELKQRQEYQSMRDMMEKETQESLGRQEKLREEHRHRMKILNLRLREAEQQRLREAELERQRQMEGRERLRTLNAIQEEVLQLNQLLQPAPPTQTGPAPDHTPYITRGNQLCSQVSEVVRTTTEGQFPSGEDMAVAERALQEMRSLVRALQEEMAQAAERKKKEQEEEEERKRQAELKAQQEEQKRNAEQSTKEKARKEGLQMRADDNTLKWYNELQEVARQCALSFEDLSAKDTQTKKLKMELQKAATIPVSQIASTSGSPLREIFDKIDKLLSGRPVTSSGKSVSTSQHPHGLEFVSYKLAEKFVKQGEEEVASHHEAAFPIGVVASGVWELHPKVGDLILAHLHRMCPYAVPHYPPMKDGMSVDEYQKILGYRVDDSQVEGQDSFLKRMSGMIRLYAAIIQLRWPYTNKQGPHPHGLNHGWRWLAQILNMEPLADVTATIIFDFLEVCGNALMKQYQGQFWKLLLLIKEEYFPRIEAVTSSGQMGSVTRLKQFLETSLRTKQIPSPKGQLTSTFWRS
- the gle1 gene encoding mRNA export factor GLE1 isoform X1, producing MPFENLRWETLEALKNSPKGKLKYSPDWLENREDILSGCIEVSSLSPLSGQILKRLSPRPLLNSCSLGSSVRDTSPSVSDDASVCRSVPISPDRISPSTSAPPVSIQTEEEDEKEAEDIQEAPVASPDRTVSSPPGISVLSPRATQMAGCIRMCEQKHRAKAKVELSLRQEQQERVVAMVASRESEQLKRFEEFMELKQRQEYQSMRDMMEKETQESLGRQEKLREEHRHRMKILNLRLREAEQQRLREAELERQRQMEGRERLRTLNAIQEEVLQLNQLLQPAPPTQTGPAPDHTPYITRGNQLCSQVSEVVRTTTEGQFPSGEDMAVAERALQEMRSLVRALQEEMAQAAERKKKEQEEEEERKRQAELKAQQEEQKRNAEQSTKEKARKEGLQMRADDNTLKWYNELQEVARQCALSFEDLSAKDTQTKKLKMELQKAATIPVSQIASTSGSPLREIFDKIDKLLSGRPVTSSGKSVSTSQHPHGLEFVSYKLAEKFVKQGEEEVASHHEAAFPIGVVASGVWELHPKVGDLILAHLHRMCPYAVPHYPPMKDGMSVDEYQKILGYRVDDSQVEGQDSFLKRMSGMIRLYAAIIQLRWPYTNKQGPHPHGLNHGWRWLAQILNMEPLADVTATIIFDFLEVCGNALMKQYQGQFWKLLLLIKEEYFPRIEAVTSSGQMGSVTRLKQFLETSLRTKQIPSPKGQLTSTFWRS
- the gle1 gene encoding mRNA export factor GLE1 isoform X2, producing MMSSKEALRLKAGLKIHPQDILSGCIEVSSLSPLSGQILKRLSPRPLLNSCSLGSSVRDTSPSVSDDASVCRSVPISPDRISPSTSAPPVSIQTEEEDEKEAEDIQEAPVASPDRTVSSPPGISVLSPRATQMAGCIRMCEQKHRAKAKVELSLRQEQQERVVAMVASRESEQLKRFEEFMELKQRQEYQSMRDMMEKETQESLGRQEKLREEHRHRMKILNLRLREAEQQRLREAELERQRQMEGRERLRTLNAIQEEVLQLNQLLQPAPPTQTGPAPDHTPYITRGNQLCSQVSEVVRTTTEGQFPSGEDMAVAERALQEMRSLVRALQEEMAQAAERKKKEQEEEEERKRQAELKAQQEEQKRNAEQSTKEKARKEGLQMRADDNTLKWYNELQEVARQCALSFEDLSAKDTQTKKLKMELQKAATIPVSQIASTSGSPLREIFDKIDKLLSGRPVTSSGKSVSTSQHPHGLEFVSYKLAEKFVKQGEEEVASHHEAAFPIGVVASGVWELHPKVGDLILAHLHRMCPYAVPHYPPMKDGMSVDEYQKILGYRVDDSQVEGQDSFLKRMSGMIRLYAAIIQLRWPYTNKQGPHPHGLNHGWRWLAQILNMEPLADVTATIIFDFLEVCGNALMKQYQGQFWKLLLLIKEEYFPRIEAVTSSGQMGSVTRLKQFLETSLRTKQIPSPKGQLTSTFWRS